Genomic window (Cryptosporangium minutisporangium):
TGGCGGCGGCCGGATCGATCGCCGTGCTGGTCGGCTCGCCCACCGAGATGGCCGATCGGCTGGCCCGGCGGCGGGACGCGGTCGGCGCGTCCTACGTGACGCTCAACGCGAGCGCGATCGACGACCTCGCCCCGGTCGTCGAGCGCCTCGCAGGCGCCTGAGCCGGGGCACCTAGAGGTCGTCGGCGGCTCGTAGCGCCAACCCCCACGCGACGGCGTAGCGGTGGCCGAGCGCACCCGCGACGTTGCCGCGGCCGAGACCGACGCCGTCCGGCAGCACGGCGTCGACCACTCGTAGCACCTCGTCGTCGCCCGCCGGGCCGCCGACGACCAGCACGGTGCCGCCCGGATCGCCGGCCGCGGCGAGACCCCGCCGGACGGCAGTCCCGAGCACCGCCTGTTTGAGCGCCAACCGGAACGCCCGCCACTCCGCCGGTCCGATCCGGACGGTGATCGGCAGCATCCCCGCCGGCCCCGGCGCGGCCAGCCACCCGACGGCCCCGGCCGACTGCGGTGCCGGCAGGAACACCTTGTCCCCGTCCTCCTGCACGGCCAGCTGCGGCGTCTCCACCCGCACGGCCGGGCCGCGCTTCGCCCACTCCGCGACTCCGCGCGTCACGTCCAGGCCGAGTGCGACCGCGGCGGTCAGCAGGTCCCCACCGCCGGCGAGCACCTGCTCCCCGTCCGGTCCGACGACGTCGACCGTCCCGCCGCCGAGATCCACGACGACGACGTCCGGTGGGGCACCCGGTGTCGTCGAGGCGCCGGACAGCGCTGCCGCGGCCTCACTCGGCGCGCGGACGACCGGCGTGTCCAGCGCCTCGGCGAGCAACTCGTCGGCGGGTACCGGACCGGCGGACGGCAGCAAGCCCGCCAGCGCGTATCCGCCGGTGCCCGCCCCGGCTCGGAACAGCAGCGACGAGGTGAGCGCGCCGACGTCCACGAGCGCGAGGTCGGCCACCTCGATCGGCTCGCCGCCGTCGACGGCGTACTGCGGAAACGCGCCTGGCCGGGCGTCAGCCGAGAGACGGGCGGCCTCGACGAGGGAGACCGCGCCGCTCGGCGTCCGGACCCAGCTCGGGAGCGGATCAGACGACCTGGCCGACACCGGACCGCCGACCGTCACCACGGCGCTGGACACGTCGGCCAGCCGCCGGGCCACCCGGCGCAGCAGGCCGGTCTCGGCCGGCGCGGCACCGAACGAGCCGGCCAGGAACAGCGGGTCGGTCAGCCGCCGCAGCGGTCGTCCGGGCGGAACGACCTCGACCGCGACCAGCGCCGCACCCGCCACCGCGGCGAGGTCCACGCCGTCGACGACCGGCACCGGGGCGTCCAGCCGGTTCGCCACCAACCGGGCCTCGTCGGCGGCGAGCAGCACCGCGACGATCGGGGCGCCCGCGGCGAGCAGCGTCCGCAACCGGGGGGCAGCCTCCCGGTAGCCGGCGGCCACCAGAGCGACCACGGGCTCCCCCGCCGCCGGCACCTCGCCGAGTGGCACCGGCCGTCCGACGCCGACCCCCGATCCGCCCGGCGACGCCACGCCGGCGACCGGCACGGCGAAGCGCCCGGTGTCGGGCGGCGGTTCCGGCACGGTGGCGGTCGAGGTACGGACCGGGCGCAGCGGCGCCACCGCGGCGAGCGTCACCTCCGCGGACGCCCGCCGGGCCAGTCGGCGTACCAGCGCGGCGGCGCCCTGGATCGAGGACGGCGATCCCTTCGGCCCGCGGGTCATCGTCCGATCCCAGGCGACCGGCGTCCGCGTGAGGGCGTCGGCGAGCACGACCTCGGTGGTGGCGTTCCCGATGTCGACGCCGGCGACGAGTCTCAGCGGCACAGACCGCGCCGCTGGTAGACCGACGCGGCCTCGCGCACCAGCCCGGCGTTGATCACGGCGCCGCGGGCCGAGAGCCAGTCCGCAGTCTCCTGCAGCTCCTCGAACGTACTGCGCCGGGGCCGCAGCGCCTCGTAGATCCGCATCACGTCGGCGTCGTCGAGCGCGGTGAGTTCGGCGGCCCGGCGGAAGTTCGCAGCCAGCTGCGGATTGGCGTGCTCCTCCGCGACGTGCGCCTGGTGTTCCAGGGTCTCGGGGTGAATCCGCAGGTCGTCGGTGGTCACCTCGCCGGCTCGCACCGCATCGAGCGTCACCGAATCCAACGGCAGTCCGGAGAATGCCTTCGCCGGGAAAGCGGCCTCAGCAGTCGGTCGCAACGAATTCATCCGCCACCTTCAGCTCGTCCGGGCCGACCGGCGCGCAGCACCCGCGCTCGACGGCGATCAGCGACACGACCGCGGTGTGGTACCGCGCCTCGATCGCCTCGTCGGTGTAGGGGTTCTTCGCCGGCTCCGGCGTGGCGCCGCGGGCGTGCCGGGCCGCGTTCACTCCGAGCAACCGGTAGTGGCCCCGCTCCAGCACCGGCGCGACCGAGTAGAGCTCCAGGTTGGCCAGCGGCGGCAGGTCGCGACGGTGGATCAGCGCGGTGCCCTTGGCCTGCAGGCCGACCGAGACACCGGAGCCGGCGAGCCGGGCGGCCGACAGCCCGATCATGCCCAGGTCGAGGGTGTCGTTGATCCGGACGACGCGCCCGAGGCAGCCCTCCTCCTCGATTCCAGCCAGGATCTCCCGGAGCACGTCGACGACCGGCAAGCCGGAGAGCGTCCGCCAGATCTCCCGACCCGTCGCCGGGGACACCCCGACCACGACCTCGCGAGGATCCGAACCAGCCATCGCCGGGGCCACCACCGAGAGGGCGTCCGAGGCCCAGGACGCCTGCTCGGCGCGGAGGTCCTCGACCGAGCGGGCCTGCCGGATCGAGTCGATCTCGGTCTGCCGGGACGGCGACGGCTCGTAGCCGGTGCCCGGGCCCGCGTAGTCGTTCGGATCGGTCACCAGCGAGAGCACGTCCATGTCCGGCGTGAAGATCGCCGCGGTCTGCAGGTAGTCGCCGACCACGCGGGCCTTGAGCATCGCCAGCACCCGTTCGGCCTCCTCCTCGAAGCCGGACTCGGCCAGCGCGGTGACGACGTCGACCATCGACAGGCCGGACTCCCGGATGGTGCGGGCCGCATTGAGGATCGTCAGCGCGTCGGCGCTCCCGGAACCCTCCAGGTCCTTGGAGCCGACGGCGTCCACGGCGGCGTCCACCGCCTCGTCGGACAGGTCGGCGAGGCCGAACCACCGGTACACCGCCTGCACCGCCTCGGCGGCCCGGCGCCGCAGCGCCTCCAGCGACTCCGGCGGTGCGGTCGTCAGACCGCCGTCGACGCCCCAGTCGCGCTGGAGCACAAGCCAGTCGTCGAGATCCTCGGCGTTCCAGTTGCTCGGGCCGAACATGTTGTCGTAGCGCTGGATCGTGCCGAAGCCGCTGCAGACGAAGTCCGAGCCGGCCAGCAGGATCGGCAACGTGCGGGACGTACGGCGGACGTCCGACTCGCTCATCAGGGCGTCGTTGCCGGTGCAGGCCTCCAGGTTGCGGGCCATCACCAGAACGTTCTCGGCCATCAGTTCGCGGACGCCCGCGGGCACCGACGCCGCCACCGAAGCCCCGTCGATGCCACCGTTCTGGACGCCCTGCGCGCCGATCGCTCGGGCCAGCGCGACGCAGCGGGACTCCAGATAGAGCATCGAGCGACGCTCGGCGCCGCCCATCAGCACCTCGGCACCCGCCCCGGACGACACCCGCATCTTGATGCCCCTGGATGCGTACGCCGAGGTCAGAAACGCCTTCGACCAGGGCGTGTCGTCGCCGTCGGTGAACACGCCCTCGGTGCCGTAGAGCGACACGGTCTCGGCGTAGGAGACGAAGCCGCGCAGGCCGAGCTCGAGCTCCAACGCCTCCTCGACCGAGCACTGCACGAGCACTCCGGCCGCGCCGACCGCGGCGCCGACGCTCACCGCGACCGCGTTGGACGGCGCGTCGGCCAGCACCGGCACCGTCGTCTCCAGCTCGCGGAATCCGTAGGCGGCAGCGGTCGCGGCGTCGGCGGCGAGCAGCAGCGGATCGTCGGCGCGGTTGGTGACGTGCCCCTGGTTGCTGGGCGTCCGGCGGGCCCGCAGCTTGGTCATGGCCATCGTCAGCTCGGCCGGGCGCAGTAGTGCCAGCACGCGGGCGAGCTTCGCCGGTGTGCAACCGTCCACCAAGCGCACCACCGCACTCCGAGGCACGGCGAAGTCGACCATCCGCCGGGCGATCTCGACGTCCGGCAACGCCATCGCCTCCTCGGCGACGGCCAGGTCCAGCCCGTGCGCGGCGATGAACGCGTCGATCGTGTCGAAGTCTGCCTCAGCCACTCCGTCCAGCTCGACGACGCGGCCGTCGACCAGCCGCAGGCTCGGTTCCGGGTCGTACGGCGAGCGCAGCGCCACCAGGCCGAGTTCGACGTTCTCGACCGCGAACCCATCGAGGTTCACGCGCTGGGCGTCCAGGTCGCGGATTCGCCCCACCCGCCGATCGACCATGCACTCTCCTCTTATCCGCGTACTTCGGTCAGTTCACCGGACGACGTCCGCTGATAGATCGTGTTCCGTGAGATGAAGTAGACGAGACCGTCCGACCCGGCCGCTACCGCGTCGATGTACCGGCCGCTGACCAGCTCCCGCGCGGAGCCGCCGTTACGCAGCTCGCAGAGGCCGTACGAGCCGACGTAGAGCGCGCCGTCGTCGCCGGCCGCGAGCGTGTCCGGCCCGTTGTACACGATCTTCGACGGGCAGTCCGCCAGCGTGCCACCGCCCGCCACCTGCGTCATCTCACCGCCGACCTGGAAGCCCCAGACCAGGCGGTGCCCGCGGTCGGCGACGTAGACGCGCCCGTCTCTGCCGACGGCGATCGACCGGATCTGTTCGAGTCCGGCGGCGGCCTCCGGAGCGTCCTCGCCGGTGTCCTCGGGCGGGTTCTGGGCGACGATGGTGAGTCCGTTGGTGCGGAGTTGACGCACGCGCGGTGCGCCGCTGCCGGACTCGGCGATGTAGAGCTGCCCGGTGCGGCTGGTGGCGATGACGAAGAAGTTGGGCAGCGCTGCCGCCTGCGGATTCGTGAGGTCGTCGGCTTCGTCGGCGGTCGGCTCGGCACCGACCACGGTTCGGATCTTGCCGTCCGACGTCACCTGGCGGATCCGGCGCTCGGCGGTGTCGGCGATGTAGAGGCTGCCGTTCGGTCCGAGCGCCAACGACTGCGGGTAGGACAGCTGGGCGTCCTTGGCCGGGCCTCCGTCACCGCCGGAGCCGGGCTTGACCGCGGGGCCGACGCCGGCGACGACCGTCACCTGTCCGGACCGGCTGATCTTCCGCACCTGCCGGTTGGAGACGTCGCTCAGGTACAGGTCGCCGGACGGGCTGACGAGCAGGCCGCGCGGCGTGGACGTGCGAATGGCGGGGGTGCCGTCGCCCTGGTCGGAACTCCACGGCGCGAGCACGACGAGGACCGCCGCGCCGATCACCGCCAGCGTGGCCACCCCGATCACCCACGGACGCCGGTACCACCGACGGCGCGGTGGTCGGTCGTCGTCGTCCTCCGGTGGCAGGTCGTCCGCGGGCAGCAGGGCGTGGCGGCTGGGGTCGGCGAACGTCTCCGGACCTCGGCGGACGAGTCCCGGCCCGGTCGGCGCGCCCGCGGGATCCGGCGGCGGGGGGGCACCGACGGGTCCGGCCGGAGCACCGCCCCGCGGGATGCCGCTCACCGGAGCGCTACTGACCGGGACGCTGCTCACCGGGGCACCACTCACCGGCGCGTCACCGGTCGGAGCGCCCGTCTGCGGGGCTCCGGTCGTCGGGGCACGGGTCAGGGCGGGCGCGGCCCCGTTCGCTGTGGCCCCGTTCGCTGTGGCCCCGTTCGCTGTGGCCGCGTTCGCCGGGGCACCCGCGAGCGACGGGAGCGAAACGCTCGCCCGAGCGGTCCGCTGGGGGGTGTCGGCCGCGGCGGAACCCGCGGCCCGGCCGTGTGCGGCCTCCCGCACCCGACCGCTCACCTGCACCGGGACGACGACCTGGTCGAGCCAGTCCGGCCCGAGCGCCCCGGCCGCGGCGTACCCCAACTCCACCGCGAATTCGAAGGCCGACCGCTGTCGCTCACCGGCGTCCTTGCTCAGCGACCGGTCGATCACCGCAGCCAGCTGCCGGGGCACGTCGGAGAGCCACGGAGCGGGGACGTTGACGTGGTGGTGCAGCAACGCGGAGAGCGGCAGGTCACGGCTGAACGGCAGCCGTCCGCTGAACAGCTCGTACAGCAGGACGCCGAGCGAGTACACGTCGGTGGCGGGACCGAGCCGGAACCCCTGGATCCGCTCCGGCGCCGTGTAGGCCGGCGTCCCGGACGCCGCGCTGATCAACGACGCACCGTCGGAAGCCGTACCGAAACCCACCACCTTCAGCGTGCCGTCGCTGGTGTAAATCAGATTTTCCGGGCGAACGTCGCGGTGCAGGATGCCCCGCTGGTGCACCGCGCCGAGCGCATCGGACACCGCGAGCCCCGCCCCGCACGCCTCGACGGCGGTCATTCCGGGACGTTGGTGCAGCATCGGGCCGCCGACGTGCTCCATGATCAGCAGGCACAGGCCGTCATGTTCCACATAGTCATGAATCCGCACGATGTGCGGGTGGTCGAGCTCGGCGAGCGCCGTCGCCTCGGCGAGGAATCGATCCCGCAGCAGGGCGTCGGTGTCCCCGTCCGCCAGGACTTTGACGGCGGCCTGCCAGCCGATACGGCGGTGCCGGGCGGCGTACACGACGCCGTAGCCGCCTCGGCCGATCCGCTCGCCGACTTCGTATGCCGGTAACGCGGCGTCCAAGCGCTCGCGATTCATCAGCATGGTCCACGTCCGTCCCGTTACTCGGGCCCCGCAGCCGAAGCGGTTGGTACGAACGCGATTCTGCCGAGCTAGGGGGACTAGGGGGAATTGGCGCCGGAAAGTATAGGTAGATGCCGACCGATTCGGTAACTCTTCTCCTCTGTGGCGGTCACACAAAGTCCCCCGAACGGCCAATGTGTTCATGGTGCGGAATCCGTAGGAGCCGAGTAGGGCCACTTGTCAGCGGCGGCCTTCGCACACGCCACGTCCTGCTCGACGGTTCCCCCGCTGACGCCGACACCACCGACCACGCGACCGCCCGACCAGAGCGGCTTGCCGCCGCCGAAGCAGACGTAGCGGCCACCCGCCGCCGACGCGAGGCCCTGCAGGGGTCCGCCCGGTCCGGCGAGGACGCCGAGCACGTCGGTCGCGACCCGGTGGGCGACCGCGGTGTAGGCCTTGTCGACGGCGAGCGTGGGGCCGGCGATCTCGGCGCCGTCCATCCGGACGAACGCGACCAGGTTGCCGCCGCCGTCCACGACCGCGACCGAGACCAGCGCACCGACGTCCCTCGCGCACGCCAGCGACGCAGCGCAGAGGAGCAGGGCGGTGTCCAGATCCGGCGCCTCGCTCATGACTGTTCTGCGCGCCAGGCGGCGCCGATCGCCCGGAGCCGGGCGTGCACGCCGCCCATCGCGGTGACGCCGGGCAGCGCGTACTTGGGGAGCTTCGCCGTCATCGTGTAGACCACGTCGACGACGTTCGCGACCGGCGTCAGCGTGGCCTGCGAGACGAGTTGGTAGGCGTCGAGCGCGCTCAGGCCCGATTCGGTCGCGACCCAGCCGACCAACTCGCTGTGGGCGATCCGGAACGCGTCCTCCAGCGGCTTGGTGGAGCCGGTCGTGATCAGGTAGTCGTCGCTCTCGATCCGCGGCCAGCGGCACGGGTGTCCTTTGACGACGTCGACGACGAGCGCGGTGTCCATCGCGGTCTCGACCGCCACCCCGCAGGTCTCCCCCTCCCCCTGCCTGGCGTGACCGTCGCCGAAGCTGAACAGCGCCCCCTCGACGTTGACCGGCAGGTAACAGGTGACGCCGGCGCGCATCTCCGGGGTGTCCATGTTGCCGCCCCAGTCGCCCGGTGCCAGCGAGTTGCGCACCTCGCCGAGTGCGGGCGCCACCCCGACCGTGCCGTGCATCGGGTCGAGCGGCAGGTCGACGGTGAAGTTCGAGTCCAGCGCCCGGTAGCGCACGGTGCGCGCGACGGTGTCGAGGTCGTAGACCCAGGTGCGCTCGGGTAGGGCCGCGTGCAGCAGGGGCGTCACCGGCGTCGCGGTCAGCGCACCGAAGAACGGCACGGTGGTGCTGACGCCCCAGGTCTCCCGGGGCTCGATCGAGATGAAGTGCACGGCGAGCGTGTCACCGGGCTCGGCGCCCTCGATGTAGAACGGACCGGTCTGGGGGTTGAGGTAGCGCGGGTCGCACAGCTCCGAGGGACGGTCGTCGACCGACCGGACGACGCCCGCGAAGCAGTCCCGCGTCCAGGTCGTGAGCACGGTGCCGGGGCGGATCGACGCGACCGGGGCCGCACCGCCGAAGGTGTAGACCAGGCGCGCCGGATCGGTGTCCGGGTCGGGTTGGAAGTCGAACGTCAGCACCGTTCCCCCTCCGTCCGTGAAGACCTACGTGGGTCCCCTACGTGGGTCATAGCCCACGTAGGTCTTCACAACAAGAACTCAGCGCTCGTGCGACTCGGACATCACGGTGGAGCCGATCCGCTCGAACCGCTCCGGGCTGCGGTACTTCAGCACCAGGGCGCCGAGCACGCCGAGAACACCGACGCCCAGCACGATGTAGGGCGTCGCCTTGAACACCGGGCTGCCCGCGGCCGCACCCGCCGCGAAGTCGATGTTGCTGAACAGCAGGTAGACGACGTAGAGCATGCCGATCGCCCCGATCAGCG
Coding sequences:
- a CDS encoding diol dehydratase small subunit, whose translation is MNSLRPTAEAAFPAKAFSGLPLDSVTLDAVRAGEVTTDDLRIHPETLEHQAHVAEEHANPQLAANFRRAAELTALDDADVMRIYEALRPRRSTFEELQETADWLSARGAVINAGLVREAASVYQRRGLCR
- a CDS encoding propanediol/glycerol family dehydratase large subunit, which produces MVDRRVGRIRDLDAQRVNLDGFAVENVELGLVALRSPYDPEPSLRLVDGRVVELDGVAEADFDTIDAFIAAHGLDLAVAEEAMALPDVEIARRMVDFAVPRSAVVRLVDGCTPAKLARVLALLRPAELTMAMTKLRARRTPSNQGHVTNRADDPLLLAADAATAAAYGFRELETTVPVLADAPSNAVAVSVGAAVGAAGVLVQCSVEEALELELGLRGFVSYAETVSLYGTEGVFTDGDDTPWSKAFLTSAYASRGIKMRVSSGAGAEVLMGGAERRSMLYLESRCVALARAIGAQGVQNGGIDGASVAASVPAGVRELMAENVLVMARNLEACTGNDALMSESDVRRTSRTLPILLAGSDFVCSGFGTIQRYDNMFGPSNWNAEDLDDWLVLQRDWGVDGGLTTAPPESLEALRRRAAEAVQAVYRWFGLADLSDEAVDAAVDAVGSKDLEGSGSADALTILNAARTIRESGLSMVDVVTALAESGFEEEAERVLAMLKARVVGDYLQTAAIFTPDMDVLSLVTDPNDYAGPGTGYEPSPSRQTEIDSIRQARSVEDLRAEQASWASDALSVVAPAMAGSDPREVVVGVSPATGREIWRTLSGLPVVDVLREILAGIEEEGCLGRVVRINDTLDLGMIGLSAARLAGSGVSVGLQAKGTALIHRRDLPPLANLELYSVAPVLERGHYRLLGVNAARHARGATPEPAKNPYTDEAIEARYHTAVVSLIAVERGCCAPVGPDELKVADEFVATDC
- a CDS encoding diol dehydratase reactivase ATPase-like domain-containing protein; this encodes MPLRLVAGVDIGNATTEVVLADALTRTPVAWDRTMTRGPKGSPSSIQGAAALVRRLARRASAEVTLAAVAPLRPVRTSTATVPEPPPDTGRFAVPVAGVASPGGSGVGVGRPVPLGEVPAAGEPVVALVAAGYREAAPRLRTLLAAGAPIVAVLLAADEARLVANRLDAPVPVVDGVDLAAVAGAALVAVEVVPPGRPLRRLTDPLFLAGSFGAAPAETGLLRRVARRLADVSSAVVTVGGPVSARSSDPLPSWVRTPSGAVSLVEAARLSADARPGAFPQYAVDGGEPIEVADLALVDVGALTSSLLFRAGAGTGGYALAGLLPSAGPVPADELLAEALDTPVVRAPSEAAAALSGASTTPGAPPDVVVVDLGGGTVDVVGPDGEQVLAGGGDLLTAAVALGLDVTRGVAEWAKRGPAVRVETPQLAVQEDGDKVFLPAPQSAGAVGWLAAPGPAGMLPITVRIGPAEWRAFRLALKQAVLGTAVRRGLAAAGDPGGTVLVVGGPAGDDEVLRVVDAVLPDGVGLGRGNVAGALGHRYAVAWGLALRAADDL
- a CDS encoding acetamidase/formamidase family protein; this encodes MTFDFQPDPDTDPARLVYTFGGAAPVASIRPGTVLTTWTRDCFAGVVRSVDDRPSELCDPRYLNPQTGPFYIEGAEPGDTLAVHFISIEPRETWGVSTTVPFFGALTATPVTPLLHAALPERTWVYDLDTVARTVRYRALDSNFTVDLPLDPMHGTVGVAPALGEVRNSLAPGDWGGNMDTPEMRAGVTCYLPVNVEGALFSFGDGHARQGEGETCGVAVETAMDTALVVDVVKGHPCRWPRIESDDYLITTGSTKPLEDAFRIAHSELVGWVATESGLSALDAYQLVSQATLTPVANVVDVVYTMTAKLPKYALPGVTAMGGVHARLRAIGAAWRAEQS
- a CDS encoding serine/threonine-protein kinase; protein product: MLMNRERLDAALPAYEVGERIGRGGYGVVYAARHRRIGWQAAVKVLADGDTDALLRDRFLAEATALAELDHPHIVRIHDYVEHDGLCLLIMEHVGGPMLHQRPGMTAVEACGAGLAVSDALGAVHQRGILHRDVRPENLIYTSDGTLKVVGFGTASDGASLISAASGTPAYTAPERIQGFRLGPATDVYSLGVLLYELFSGRLPFSRDLPLSALLHHHVNVPAPWLSDVPRQLAAVIDRSLSKDAGERQRSAFEFAVELGYAAAGALGPDWLDQVVVPVQVSGRVREAAHGRAAGSAAADTPQRTARASVSLPSLAGAPANAATANGATANGATANGAAPALTRAPTTGAPQTGAPTGDAPVSGAPVSSVPVSSAPVSGIPRGGAPAGPVGAPPPPDPAGAPTGPGLVRRGPETFADPSRHALLPADDLPPEDDDDRPPRRRWYRRPWVIGVATLAVIGAAVLVVLAPWSSDQGDGTPAIRTSTPRGLLVSPSGDLYLSDVSNRQVRKISRSGQVTVVAGVGPAVKPGSGGDGGPAKDAQLSYPQSLALGPNGSLYIADTAERRIRQVTSDGKIRTVVGAEPTADEADDLTNPQAAALPNFFVIATSRTGQLYIAESGSGAPRVRQLRTNGLTIVAQNPPEDTGEDAPEAAAGLEQIRSIAVGRDGRVYVADRGHRLVWGFQVGGEMTQVAGGGTLADCPSKIVYNGPDTLAAGDDGALYVGSYGLCELRNGGSARELVSGRYIDAVAAGSDGLVYFISRNTIYQRTSSGELTEVRG
- a CDS encoding GlcG/HbpS family heme-binding protein is translated as MSEAPDLDTALLLCAASLACARDVGALVSVAVVDGGGNLVAFVRMDGAEIAGPTLAVDKAYTAVAHRVATDVLGVLAGPGGPLQGLASAAGGRYVCFGGGKPLWSGGRVVGGVGVSGGTVEQDVACAKAAADKWPYSAPTDSAP